From Pagrus major chromosome 6, Pma_NU_1.0, one genomic window encodes:
- the ippk gene encoding inositol-pentakisphosphate 2-kinase, with translation MELDKMDENDWKYHGEGNKSLVVSHVQLSRVLRLLKYPAEDSENPPQTVEQAYRQIQNIVDFSSNVMSSLLGEKFIHSGEVVKLPLEFVRQLSIKVQHQRPAWRCDKVMDIYSGCALCLPNLTSPVLHQPTHTPPLCIEIKPKCGFLPSSKHVSKDIKTKVCRFCMHQHYKVANGKWKRRSLYCPLDLFSGNRQRMHFAIRHLIEEPQNNFKIFKGGQCIYSSKEGSDDSLDLNSLLHHLRPYFLCGNNRINSHMTSKAVLNDFIQVLVNALLSGGGGDGGVMTDRREEGRSFCEASLFNKERIRHGSQGLPSDSVLFRILQTQMLDTQDIEGLYLLYRRVEQHLQDFPKERTRLQIDGPYNEAFLEKLQKCPAEDDGSVEYAVAKVHQYCVAMTAKDCSIMVALVPSSEEEEDDDGQRRLRDFLSSRPPAFSYSVSILDLDPKPFDSIPRQLRLDQKIVSCYLRTGGALPKGSLPPLPGIFSAAEREDCTLLFHPV, from the exons CTCTCCAGAGTTCTGCGCCTGCTCAAGTATCCTGCAGAGGACTCTGAAAACCCCCCACAG ACAGTGGAGCAGGCCTACAGGCAGATTCAGAAcattgttgacttcagctccaACGTGATGAGCAGCCTGCTGGGAGAGAAGTTCATCCACAGCGGA GAAGTGGTCAAACTGCCGCTAGAGTTTGTGCGACAACTGTCAATCAAAGTTCAACATCAAAGACCAG cctggCGTTGTGATAAGGTGATGGACATCTACAGTGGCTGCGCTCTCTGTCTGCCCAACCTGACCTCTCCAGTCCTCCACCAGccaacacacactcctccactCTGCATCGAGATCAAG cctaaATGTGGCTTCCTGCCGTCCTCCAAACATGTCAGCAAAGACATCAAGACCAAAGTGTGCCGATTCTGCATGCACCAACACTACAAG gtGGCCAATGGGAAGTGGAAGAGACGCAGTCTGTACTGTCCTCTCGACCTGTTCTCAGG GAACAGACAGAGAATGCACTTTGCCATCAGACACCTGATAGAAGAACCTCAGAACAACTTCAAAATCTTCAAG ggcGGTCAGTGTATTTACAGCAGTAAGGAGGGCAGTGATGACTCGTTAGACCTGAACTCTCTGCTGCATCATCTCAGACCCTACTTCCTGTGTGGAAACAACAGAATCAACAGTCACATGACCAGCAAAGCCGTCCTGAACGACTTCATTCAG gttCTGGTGAACGCCCTGCtgagtggtggaggaggagatggaggggtgATGACGGACAGACGAGAAGAAGGGCGAAGCTTCTGTGAAGCGAGTCTGTTCAACAAAGAAAGAATTCGCCATG gctctCAGGGTTTACCCAGCGACAGTGTGTTGTTCAGGATTCTTCAGACTCAGATGTTGGACACGCAGGACATTGAAGGACTTTACCTTCTGTACCGTCGGGTGGAGCAACACCTGCAGGACTTCCCCAAGGAGAG aACTCGTCTTCAGATCGACGGACCGTACAACGAGGCCTTCttggagaagctgcagaaatgtcCGGCTGAGGATGACGGCTCTGTGGAGTACGCTGTCGCCAAG GTCCATCAGTACTGTGTTGCCATGACTGCCAAGGACTGCTCCATCATGGTCGCCCTGGTGCCCagcagtgaggaagaggaggatgatgatgg tCAGAGGCGGCTCAGGgacttcctctcctccagacCTCCTGCTTTCTCTTACTCGGTCTCCATCTTGGATCTGGACCCAAAGCCGTTCGACAGCATCCCCCGCCAGCTGCGCCTGGACCAGAAGATTGTCTCCTGCTACCTAAGAACTGGCGGTGCCTTGCCAAAGGGCTCTCTGCCGCCGCTCCCCGGCATcttctcagctgcagagagagaggactgCACGCTGCTCTTCCACCCCGTCTGA